A genomic window from Caballeronia sp. SBC1 includes:
- a CDS encoding class I SAM-dependent methyltransferase, protein MFLRKRNAAAVAEMTNERDRATSDKTEHTGPGFSLESFPLRPPLPLPQGVSREELFDWLKSVRVADAPESIASYCIQDFERFVQTFGLVERAVSNVSGPVTGLELGGNPYFSTMLLRNFTSADWRIGNYFGDQVPKGEAVQRVYLDEFRKPGSKTHVDLPFSHFNIEADRFPFESASLDVVLFCEIIEHLLNDPCRVLREIKRTLREDGTLILTTPNVNRIENVARMIVGTNMYDPYSAFGPYGRHNREYNKHELHLLLTHLGFTIDEMFTADVHDNMTDVYLDPDKFGHLIEYRKHDLGQYIFLRARNTGIDRGNKPAWLYRSYDPSELE, encoded by the coding sequence ATGTTTCTACGAAAGAGGAACGCGGCTGCTGTTGCCGAAATGACTAATGAGCGGGATCGGGCGACTTCCGACAAGACGGAACATACCGGTCCTGGATTTTCTCTTGAGTCGTTCCCACTTCGTCCACCTTTGCCGCTGCCTCAAGGAGTGTCGAGAGAGGAGTTATTTGATTGGCTCAAATCAGTCCGTGTTGCGGATGCCCCCGAATCTATTGCCAGCTATTGCATCCAGGATTTTGAGCGGTTTGTTCAGACATTTGGTCTTGTTGAGCGAGCGGTGTCGAACGTGTCAGGCCCGGTGACAGGGCTGGAACTGGGGGGCAACCCCTATTTCAGCACCATGCTGTTGAGGAACTTTACCTCGGCCGATTGGCGTATCGGCAATTATTTCGGCGATCAGGTCCCGAAAGGTGAGGCAGTACAACGAGTTTATTTGGACGAGTTTCGCAAACCCGGCAGCAAGACACACGTCGACCTACCGTTCTCGCATTTCAATATTGAAGCGGATCGGTTTCCGTTTGAATCGGCATCACTCGACGTCGTGTTGTTCTGCGAGATTATCGAGCACTTATTGAACGATCCGTGTCGGGTATTAAGGGAAATCAAGCGTACTCTCCGCGAGGATGGAACGCTGATTTTGACAACACCGAATGTGAACCGAATTGAGAACGTGGCTCGCATGATCGTTGGCACAAATATGTATGACCCGTACAGCGCCTTCGGACCTTACGGACGACATAACCGCGAGTATAACAAGCACGAGCTTCATCTGCTATTGACGCATCTTGGCTTCACTATTGATGAGATGTTCACCGCCGACGTCCACGACAATATGACCGATGTCTATCTCGATCCCGACAAATTTGGGCATTTGATCGAATATCGCAAACATGACCTTGGTCAGTACATCTTCCTGAGAGCTAGAAATACCGGTATTGATCGTGGGAACAAACCCGCGTGGCTGTACCGATCTTATGATCCGTCGGAACTCGAATAA
- a CDS encoding DegT/DnrJ/EryC1/StrS aminotransferase family protein codes for MNRISVAQPVLNGNERKYVLDCLDTSWISSVGKYITAFEESFAQFCRVKHAIATNNGTTALHLALVALDLHPGDEVIIPTVTYIATANAVRYCGATPVLVDVDAATMNIDPADIERKITPKTKGIIPVHLYGHPAEMETINAIARKHKLWVVEDAAEAHGAEVGGRKVGSMSNCATFSFFGNKIVTTGEGGMITTNNDELAQKLRLFRGQGMDLNRRYWFPVVGYNYRMTNIQAAIGLAQMETIEKSLSDRATLATWYADALAGLEEQIVLPKEVESVKQVYWMYNIFLRNGNATRRDAVMRHLADVGIETRPVFYPMHVLPPYKEETVYPVADLWAQRGINLPTHQALTQADVHRVADSLKQALLQA; via the coding sequence ATGAATAGGATTTCTGTCGCACAACCGGTGCTCAATGGTAACGAACGCAAATATGTTCTCGATTGCCTGGATACCAGCTGGATATCGTCGGTCGGAAAATATATCACCGCGTTCGAGGAGTCGTTCGCGCAGTTTTGCCGTGTAAAACATGCCATTGCTACCAACAACGGCACAACCGCGCTTCACCTCGCGCTGGTGGCGCTCGATTTGCATCCGGGCGACGAGGTGATTATTCCGACTGTCACGTATATCGCCACCGCAAACGCGGTCCGGTATTGCGGTGCTACTCCAGTGCTCGTCGACGTCGATGCGGCGACGATGAATATCGATCCGGCCGATATCGAACGCAAAATCACGCCGAAGACGAAGGGGATTATTCCCGTCCATCTCTATGGCCACCCGGCGGAAATGGAGACTATTAACGCGATCGCGCGCAAGCACAAACTGTGGGTGGTTGAAGATGCTGCCGAAGCGCACGGCGCGGAAGTGGGTGGGCGCAAAGTAGGCTCCATGAGCAACTGCGCCACGTTCAGCTTCTTCGGCAACAAGATCGTTACCACCGGTGAAGGCGGGATGATCACGACGAACAATGACGAGCTCGCTCAGAAATTGCGGTTGTTCCGCGGTCAGGGCATGGATTTGAACCGGCGTTACTGGTTCCCGGTAGTGGGCTACAACTATCGCATGACGAACATTCAGGCGGCCATCGGTTTGGCGCAAATGGAGACGATCGAGAAGTCGCTCTCCGACCGCGCCACACTCGCTACGTGGTATGCCGATGCATTGGCTGGTCTCGAAGAACAGATCGTCTTGCCAAAGGAAGTTGAGTCCGTCAAACAGGTGTACTGGATGTACAACATCTTCCTGCGTAATGGCAACGCGACGCGACGCGACGCAGTCATGCGCCACTTGGCAGACGTCGGCATTGAAACGCGTCCGGTCTTCTACCCGATGCACGTTCTGCCGCCGTATAAGGAAGAGACGGTCTATCCGGTGGCCGACCTCTGGGCTCAGCGGGGCATTAATCTTCCGACCCATCAGGCGCTGACGCAAGCCGATGTACATCGCGTCGCAGACAGTCTCAAGCAGGCTTTGCTCCAAGCATGA
- a CDS encoding bifunctional 2-polyprenyl-6-hydroxyphenol methylase/3-demethylubiquinol 3-O-methyltransferase UbiG — protein sequence MVTDDFYRALEDRFRGSRDLIKARQSVYLPVVEALLQRVPKKIIDIGCGRAEWLELLGARGLSAEGLDLNDEFVAKGQQAGLSVIKGDATDYLGLQPDQSYTLVSAFHVVEHLGFEKLLTFMKEAHRVLDDGGAMLLETPNPANLVVGACNFYLDPTHERPIPSILLSFAAEFSGFERVVVVPVNRDFLQNDLELLPSELSGASVVNKVVSALDQNFMQAPDYAIIAFKKADNESIPIAESLVTPSALPISQKETEDVNALFARVLEAEKERAALQGKAELAAAEAAYLKERAARNEERLREVRLRAEADLRASKEQAAARASELEAQLHQAQSRAVAAEDVAHRAQHHVAAMMASTSWRLSSPLRAGGLTVRKIGRSKAAVNRLARLGLLHAAAYVRCRPVLRQRIANVLSRMPRVRAGLIKMAGFDAIQGVVTGAAMPAVESIDRLTARGRKVHADLLSALNARTK from the coding sequence ATGGTAACCGACGATTTTTATCGCGCGCTCGAAGACCGGTTTCGGGGGAGTCGTGACCTGATCAAGGCGCGGCAGAGCGTGTACCTGCCAGTCGTCGAAGCTCTGCTTCAGCGCGTCCCCAAGAAGATTATCGATATCGGCTGCGGCCGTGCGGAATGGCTTGAGTTGCTGGGCGCGCGTGGACTCAGCGCAGAGGGACTCGATCTCAATGACGAGTTTGTCGCCAAGGGCCAGCAAGCAGGATTGTCAGTCATCAAGGGTGATGCAACGGACTATCTGGGTCTCCAGCCCGACCAGTCATACACATTGGTGAGCGCATTTCACGTGGTCGAGCACCTCGGCTTCGAGAAACTGCTGACGTTCATGAAGGAGGCGCATCGCGTTCTGGACGACGGCGGCGCCATGCTGCTGGAAACACCCAATCCGGCGAACCTGGTCGTAGGTGCGTGCAATTTCTATCTGGACCCGACTCACGAGCGGCCGATCCCGTCCATCCTGCTTAGCTTCGCTGCGGAGTTCTCGGGGTTCGAGCGTGTGGTGGTGGTGCCGGTGAATCGTGACTTTTTACAGAACGACCTCGAATTATTGCCGAGCGAATTGTCGGGCGCGAGCGTCGTCAACAAAGTGGTGTCGGCGCTGGATCAGAACTTCATGCAGGCGCCCGATTACGCGATCATCGCGTTCAAGAAAGCGGACAACGAGTCGATCCCGATTGCTGAATCACTCGTTACGCCATCGGCGTTGCCCATCTCGCAAAAGGAGACTGAGGACGTGAACGCATTGTTTGCCCGAGTACTCGAGGCGGAAAAGGAGCGGGCCGCGCTGCAAGGGAAGGCAGAGCTGGCGGCTGCTGAAGCGGCGTACCTGAAGGAGAGGGCAGCGCGAAACGAGGAGCGTCTGAGAGAGGTCCGGTTGCGTGCGGAGGCGGATTTACGTGCGAGCAAGGAGCAGGCTGCCGCTCGCGCTAGTGAACTGGAAGCGCAATTGCACCAGGCACAGTCCCGTGCGGTTGCTGCGGAAGATGTGGCCCACCGCGCTCAACATCACGTTGCAGCCATGATGGCGAGTACCAGTTGGCGGTTGTCGTCACCGTTGCGCGCGGGCGGTCTGACGGTCAGGAAAATCGGCCGCTCTAAGGCCGCAGTCAACCGGTTGGCGCGGCTTGGATTGCTTCATGCCGCAGCTTATGTCCGATGTCGTCCGGTGCTCAGGCAGCGCATTGCCAACGTGTTGTCACGGATGCCGCGGGTTCGAGCAGGTCTCATCAAAATGGCGGGCTTCGACGCGATTCAGGGCGTTGTTACTGGCGCAGCGATGCCGGCAGTCGAGTCCATTGACCGGCTCACGGCACGCGGCCGGAAGGTGCACGCCGATCTGCTCAGTGCTTTAAACGCACGCACGAAATAA
- a CDS encoding glycosyltransferase family 1 protein, producing MRIVLDLQGCQSVSRLRGIGRYSLALAKAIARNAGEHEVWVVLNNLFPDSIEEIRHTFDGLVPIDRIAVFSLPPIALYQGSDDWRTRAAQLIREYAIAELEPDVVHISSLFEGYVDVSVSTIKKLDTDTINAVTLYDLIPYLNPAKYLTDAGFKKHYYEKIEALKRADVLLAISAYCGEEAVRELQIPRERITNISSAVSESFARATHSELDITVLRGRFGISSPFVMTTGIVEPRKNLEGLIEAWGKVPFAVRKQYQLFMVCQATEANRTKLYDLAEANGMAREDLVLSSGYVSDEDLIGLYSSCHLFVFPSLHEGFGLPALEAMACGAAVIGSEATSIPEVIGREDALFNPLDYEQMAAMIERGLSDTEYWQSLRDHAAVQVSKFSWDATGKRSLKAFEDAYAKRSERMKNGTVRPLTSGEERYRRVIEALTQLDLASTDIDLVASADAIAANQRAGRRRQLFVDVSVLCDHDAKSGIQRVTRAIVRQLLEQPPAGWEVRPVRLDRSVMIYRYANRFMQGLDVGLRGVDDEDEWVDSQQGDVFLGLDLVADCVPPAEGWFAAQRRRGVKIYFVVYDLLPVLKPEWFPEVIATVFPPWLKTISTVSDGLICISRAVADDLMMWLEASSVERVRELKVGYFHLGADIDSSQPSAGMPATAPAVLAALRERPTFLMVGTVEPRKGHVQAFAAFERLWAAGVDVNLVIVGKAGWGVNELADTLKQQAESNDHFFWLEGISDEFLQKVYEASACLLAPSLGEGFGLPLIEAAQKGLPILARELPVFREVAGDHAFYFTGYADGDLSAAVEAWLLLYKEGRVPPSTGMAWMTWKQSAGQIGRVMLQGEWYLRWAKARVTAA from the coding sequence ATGCGTATTGTTTTAGATCTTCAAGGATGCCAGTCGGTTAGCCGGCTACGAGGCATTGGCCGTTACAGCCTCGCGCTGGCGAAAGCGATCGCGCGTAATGCCGGTGAGCACGAGGTTTGGGTTGTCCTGAACAACCTGTTTCCCGATTCGATCGAAGAGATTCGCCACACGTTCGACGGCTTGGTGCCGATTGACCGGATTGCCGTGTTCTCGCTTCCCCCGATCGCGCTCTATCAAGGATCCGACGACTGGCGAACACGCGCTGCGCAGTTGATCCGCGAGTACGCGATTGCCGAACTCGAACCGGATGTCGTGCACATCAGCAGCTTGTTCGAAGGCTACGTCGACGTTTCAGTGTCGACCATCAAAAAGCTCGATACTGACACGATCAACGCCGTCACGCTATATGACCTGATTCCATATTTGAATCCGGCCAAGTACCTGACCGACGCCGGCTTCAAGAAGCACTATTACGAGAAGATTGAAGCGCTCAAGCGCGCTGACGTGTTGCTGGCCATCTCTGCCTATTGCGGCGAAGAAGCCGTGCGTGAATTGCAGATACCGCGTGAGCGGATCACCAATATATCCTCGGCTGTTTCAGAGTCGTTCGCTCGCGCCACTCATTCGGAACTCGATATCACGGTGCTTCGTGGGCGCTTCGGCATTAGCAGCCCGTTCGTGATGACAACGGGGATTGTCGAGCCGCGCAAAAATCTTGAAGGGTTGATCGAGGCATGGGGGAAAGTGCCGTTTGCGGTGCGCAAGCAGTATCAGCTCTTCATGGTTTGCCAGGCTACCGAGGCGAATCGCACGAAGCTGTATGACCTCGCCGAGGCCAATGGCATGGCGCGCGAGGACCTTGTGCTGTCGAGCGGCTATGTGTCCGATGAAGACCTGATCGGGTTGTACAGTTCGTGCCACCTATTCGTGTTTCCGTCGCTGCACGAAGGATTCGGCCTACCGGCGCTGGAAGCAATGGCCTGCGGCGCTGCGGTGATCGGCTCGGAGGCCACAAGTATTCCCGAGGTGATCGGCAGGGAGGATGCGCTGTTCAATCCCCTCGACTATGAGCAGATGGCCGCCATGATCGAGCGGGGTCTGAGCGACACCGAATACTGGCAGTCACTGCGTGATCATGCCGCGGTGCAGGTGTCCAAGTTTTCGTGGGACGCGACTGGCAAACGCTCGTTGAAAGCATTCGAGGATGCATACGCCAAGCGTAGCGAGCGGATGAAGAACGGCACCGTAAGGCCCCTGACGTCGGGTGAGGAGCGGTATCGTAGGGTCATTGAAGCGTTGACGCAGCTTGATTTGGCATCCACTGATATCGATCTGGTTGCGAGTGCGGACGCTATTGCGGCGAACCAGCGAGCAGGACGCCGGCGGCAACTGTTCGTCGATGTCTCGGTGCTATGCGACCACGATGCGAAGTCAGGCATCCAGCGGGTCACACGTGCAATCGTGCGGCAATTGCTAGAGCAGCCTCCGGCTGGTTGGGAAGTGCGGCCGGTGCGGCTAGACCGAAGCGTGATGATCTACCGGTACGCGAACCGCTTTATGCAAGGGCTGGACGTGGGCCTGCGAGGTGTCGACGACGAAGACGAATGGGTCGACAGCCAGCAAGGTGATGTTTTCCTGGGTCTTGACCTAGTTGCCGACTGCGTGCCGCCGGCTGAAGGCTGGTTTGCCGCGCAGCGACGTCGGGGCGTGAAGATTTACTTTGTTGTCTATGACTTGCTGCCCGTGCTGAAACCCGAGTGGTTCCCGGAGGTCATTGCTACCGTGTTTCCGCCGTGGCTTAAGACTATCTCGACAGTCAGCGATGGTTTGATCTGTATTTCACGCGCGGTTGCCGATGACCTCATGATGTGGCTCGAGGCATCGTCGGTGGAGCGGGTTCGCGAGCTGAAGGTCGGCTATTTTCATCTGGGCGCGGATATCGACAGCAGCCAGCCCTCGGCGGGTATGCCTGCGACCGCTCCCGCTGTTCTTGCCGCCTTGCGCGAGCGTCCGACGTTCCTGATGGTGGGCACGGTAGAGCCGCGCAAGGGCCACGTGCAAGCGTTTGCTGCATTCGAGCGGCTGTGGGCGGCGGGTGTCGACGTGAATCTGGTGATCGTCGGGAAAGCCGGGTGGGGCGTTAATGAGTTGGCGGACACGCTCAAGCAGCAGGCAGAAAGCAACGATCATTTCTTCTGGCTGGAGGGGATCAGCGACGAGTTTCTTCAGAAGGTGTATGAGGCATCGGCGTGTTTGCTTGCCCCTTCGCTTGGCGAGGGGTTCGGATTGCCGTTGATCGAGGCGGCGCAAAAAGGTTTGCCGATTCTGGCGCGTGAGCTGCCGGTGTTTCGTGAGGTCGCGGGCGACCATGCGTTTTATTTCACTGGTTATGCGGACGGAGATTTGAGCGCTGCCGTTGAAGCATGGTTGCTGCTGTACAAGGAAGGGCGCGTGCCGCCGTCGACCGGTATGGCCTGGATGACGTGGAAGCAGAGCGCAGGACAGATCGGACGGGTGATGCTGCAAGGTGAATGGTATCTGAGGTGGGCGAAGGCGAGGGTGACTGCTGCATAG
- the cysC gene encoding adenylyl-sulfate kinase, whose translation METTHLTSTHEPSSPATNVVTQPSAVTREQRESRNDHRGAVVWLTGLPGSGKSTIARSAERILHDLGLQTVTLDGDNIRLGLCADLSFSAADRNENVRRVAETAKLFLDQGNVVIVALVSPVRQAREKIKEVIPAKDFLEVYCRCPLSICEQRDPKGHYARAKRGEISNFTGLSSFYEEPLEPALLLRTDAESAEESVRRLSELVLEQCKAVKVQG comes from the coding sequence ATGGAAACAACCCATCTTACGAGCACACACGAACCGTCTTCGCCAGCCACTAACGTGGTCACGCAACCGTCGGCAGTTACACGCGAGCAGCGTGAATCCAGGAATGATCATCGGGGCGCAGTCGTCTGGCTCACTGGGCTACCAGGTTCGGGCAAGTCGACAATTGCCCGCTCAGCCGAGCGGATTCTCCACGATCTCGGACTCCAGACGGTTACCCTCGACGGCGACAACATTAGGCTGGGTCTCTGCGCAGATCTCAGCTTCTCTGCGGCGGACCGAAATGAAAACGTTCGCAGGGTAGCCGAGACTGCGAAGCTCTTCCTTGATCAGGGAAACGTTGTAATCGTCGCCTTGGTTTCACCAGTGCGCCAGGCCCGCGAAAAGATCAAGGAAGTAATCCCTGCCAAGGACTTTCTCGAGGTCTACTGCCGCTGCCCGCTTTCTATATGCGAGCAGCGGGACCCCAAAGGCCATTACGCGCGGGCAAAACGAGGGGAGATCTCAAACTTTACGGGCCTCTCGTCGTTCTATGAAGAACCGCTCGAACCTGCTTTGCTCCTGCGCACCGACGCGGAGTCGGCAGAAGAATCGGTGCGCCGCCTGAGCGAGTTGGTACTCGAACAGTGCAAAGCGGTCAAGGTACAGGGTTGA
- a CDS encoding FkbM family methyltransferase — protein MAEADRPPQPVRPSLLKRAARKMARLAYRMVLPIVRPLAFRTRRYLTQGIQDELNRTAAVAQGVNDELRRMQAELAHEIRHAHATGREVLQMTAESVQHQILVNAHHWHTVGYKDAQALSAGLHQSIQVSRESIRDEVLLLQEATAAELRALMKESREAIRSVAEDHAFNEFSRLDRLEHLATISARRVAVHSDQDRVLLKSEVGYVLCADSDHAVLAGLLDTGDLERGTRLLIQQFVGRGNVFVDVGAHLGLLSLAAARAMHGHGKIFAFEPFPNTRAMLKRSFWLNGLSDMIEVHGAAVSNNIGETKLFLGATSGHHSIFALDLPADYETSSIDVRTVTLDSALPAGLTVDLLKIDAEGAELDIMEGAKSLLANNPEIALIVELGPSHLRRVGHSLDHWLGAFAKSGFVYRAINPDTGVLEYVTQEQLGQAESTNLFFARNGSVAWKKLGFDV, from the coding sequence ATGGCTGAAGCCGATCGCCCACCGCAACCGGTCAGGCCGTCGCTGTTGAAACGAGCGGCGCGAAAAATGGCTCGGCTGGCTTATCGGATGGTATTACCTATTGTCAGGCCGCTTGCGTTTCGTACGCGCCGTTATCTAACGCAGGGCATACAAGATGAATTGAATCGTACTGCCGCTGTGGCTCAGGGCGTGAACGACGAGCTTCGTCGCATGCAGGCGGAGCTTGCGCACGAAATTCGCCACGCGCACGCCACGGGGCGCGAAGTCCTGCAGATGACGGCGGAGAGCGTGCAGCATCAGATCCTAGTCAATGCGCATCACTGGCACACGGTCGGGTACAAAGATGCGCAGGCATTATCTGCTGGTCTGCACCAGAGCATTCAGGTCTCGCGGGAATCGATCCGTGACGAGGTGCTTCTCTTGCAGGAAGCCACTGCGGCTGAATTGCGGGCTCTGATGAAGGAATCGCGCGAAGCGATTCGATCCGTTGCAGAAGATCACGCATTCAATGAGTTTTCTCGTCTTGACCGGCTTGAACACTTGGCGACTATTTCCGCGCGACGCGTGGCTGTGCATAGCGATCAAGATCGGGTTCTGCTTAAGTCCGAAGTGGGTTACGTACTTTGTGCGGACTCGGATCACGCAGTGCTCGCCGGACTGCTCGATACCGGGGATCTGGAGCGAGGAACGCGCTTGCTGATTCAACAATTCGTCGGCCGCGGCAATGTTTTCGTTGATGTCGGTGCCCACCTTGGCCTGTTGTCACTTGCTGCGGCGAGGGCGATGCATGGCCACGGAAAGATCTTTGCTTTCGAGCCGTTTCCGAATACGCGGGCCATGTTGAAAAGGTCGTTTTGGCTCAACGGCCTCTCTGACATGATCGAGGTACACGGTGCCGCTGTTTCAAATAATATCGGCGAGACAAAGCTATTCCTGGGTGCGACGAGCGGACACCACTCGATCTTCGCGCTCGACCTTCCCGCCGATTACGAAACCTCTTCAATTGATGTTCGCACGGTCACGCTCGATAGCGCGCTCCCGGCCGGCTTGACCGTAGACTTGTTGAAGATCGATGCCGAGGGTGCAGAACTCGACATCATGGAGGGGGCGAAGTCGCTGCTCGCAAATAATCCGGAGATTGCCCTGATCGTAGAATTAGGACCGTCTCATTTGAGGCGTGTGGGTCATTCTCTCGATCACTGGCTTGGAGCGTTCGCGAAAAGCGGCTTTGTTTACCGCGCAATCAATCCTGACACGGGCGTTCTGGAGTACGTGACGCAGGAGCAACTGGGTCAGGCGGAAAGTACTAACCTGTTTTTCGCGCGGAACGGGTCCGTCGCATGGAAAAAATTGGGTTTTGACGTATGA
- a CDS encoding ABC transporter ATP-binding protein, whose translation MAFIEFENVCVDFAIYNANGRSLKKRLMQVATGGQIGADKDGRVVVRALEGLSFTLRDGDRVGLLGHNGAGKSTLLRLLGGVYEPSSGRARIDGEIGSLIDISLGTDPEATGRENIFMRGALLGMPRSHIKRQIDEIIDFSELGDFVDMPMRTYSTGMHLRLAFAVSTIVRPEILLMDEWLSVGDEGFKQKAEIRMTELVKATNILVIASHSRELITHTCNRVLWLEHGRVKMDGDPHTILDAYFGVEAKVNG comes from the coding sequence ATGGCATTTATCGAATTCGAGAACGTGTGCGTTGATTTTGCAATTTATAACGCAAATGGCAGGTCGCTCAAGAAAAGGCTGATGCAGGTTGCGACAGGTGGGCAAATTGGCGCGGACAAGGACGGGCGCGTAGTAGTACGTGCACTGGAGGGATTGAGTTTCACGTTGCGTGATGGCGATCGCGTGGGCCTATTGGGTCATAACGGCGCGGGAAAGAGCACGCTGTTACGGTTGCTCGGCGGTGTGTATGAACCATCGTCCGGGAGAGCCCGTATCGACGGCGAGATTGGCTCGCTGATCGATATATCGCTTGGAACTGATCCCGAAGCAACCGGACGCGAAAACATCTTCATGCGTGGAGCATTGCTCGGCATGCCACGTTCGCATATCAAGAGGCAGATAGACGAGATCATCGATTTCTCTGAACTGGGCGATTTCGTGGACATGCCCATGAGGACCTATTCGACGGGTATGCATCTGCGGCTGGCGTTTGCCGTGTCGACGATCGTGCGCCCCGAAATCCTGTTAATGGACGAATGGTTATCGGTGGGAGACGAGGGGTTCAAGCAGAAGGCTGAAATACGCATGACCGAACTGGTTAAGGCGACGAATATTCTGGTGATCGCATCGCACTCGCGGGAGCTGATTACGCATACGTGCAATCGCGTGCTCTGGCTTGAGCACGGTAGGGTCAAAATGGATGGTGATCCGCACACCATCCTCGACGCGTACTTTGGCGTGGAGGCGAAGGTAAATGGCTGA
- a CDS encoding acetyltransferase — MNSVKKGVIVVGAGGHAKVCIESLQGMGEQVDFCVGDDRSQSVCVGVPVLNGDDHLVRLHEEGYRRAFIAIGSNRLRERLADLAIAQGYELVNAISPYAVISPSVKLGAGIAVMAGAVINAEAVIDSLAIINTGACVDHDCKIGKAAHVAPQCGLAGNVSVGSQSFLGIGSRVIPEISIGSGVMVGSGSVVITDIADEQTVVGVPARPLIR, encoded by the coding sequence ATGAATAGTGTGAAGAAAGGCGTGATAGTAGTGGGCGCCGGCGGGCACGCCAAGGTGTGCATCGAAAGCCTGCAAGGGATGGGCGAGCAGGTCGATTTTTGTGTAGGGGACGATCGCAGCCAAAGCGTTTGCGTCGGAGTGCCCGTTTTGAACGGCGACGACCATCTCGTGCGATTACATGAAGAAGGATACCGGCGAGCATTCATCGCCATTGGTTCGAATCGCTTAAGAGAGCGTTTAGCTGATTTAGCCATTGCTCAGGGCTACGAACTGGTCAATGCAATCAGTCCGTACGCGGTCATTTCGCCCTCTGTTAAGTTAGGCGCCGGAATTGCTGTGATGGCGGGGGCGGTAATCAATGCGGAGGCGGTAATTGACTCCCTCGCGATCATCAACACAGGCGCATGTGTCGATCATGACTGTAAAATCGGGAAAGCGGCACATGTCGCTCCGCAATGTGGACTTGCTGGAAATGTGAGTGTGGGAAGTCAAAGTTTCCTCGGAATCGGTAGCCGGGTCATTCCGGAGATCTCTATTGGTTCGGGCGTCATGGTTGGCTCAGGAAGCGTCGTTATTACCGATATAGCAGATGAACAAACGGTCGTTGGCGTGCCTGCGCGACCGCTAATACGTTGA
- a CDS encoding ABC transporter permease codes for MRKRPTVSALSDIAAATRRYSLVGMLGWQDVRQRYRRSALGPLWLTISMGVMIGTIGIVFGTIFKSPMTEFLPFIAIGIILWSFISTVITEGCTGFIAAEGIIKQLPIPLFVHILRMIWRNILILGHNVVIFPIILLAVGKPLYLTAFLAIPGLLLLLINLTWVALILALLCARYRDLAQIVGSVLQVVFYLTPIMWMPKNLPKGAGLYLLDLNPMYHLLEIVRAPLLGDFPTTINWVVACALALVGWLFAIALYGRYKRRIAYWL; via the coding sequence ATGCGCAAGAGACCCACTGTAAGTGCGTTGTCGGATATCGCGGCGGCAACAAGACGTTATTCGCTCGTAGGAATGCTTGGCTGGCAGGATGTGCGCCAGCGTTACAGGCGTTCAGCGCTCGGTCCGCTCTGGCTGACTATCAGCATGGGTGTCATGATTGGCACGATTGGCATTGTGTTCGGTACTATTTTCAAATCCCCGATGACGGAATTTCTTCCGTTTATTGCGATCGGCATTATTTTGTGGAGTTTCATATCGACAGTAATTACCGAGGGGTGTACTGGTTTCATTGCCGCAGAAGGCATTATTAAGCAACTTCCTATTCCACTGTTTGTCCATATCCTTCGGATGATCTGGCGAAATATATTAATTCTTGGGCATAACGTTGTCATATTTCCGATTATCTTGCTTGCTGTTGGGAAGCCTCTTTATCTGACGGCGTTTCTCGCTATACCCGGCCTTTTATTGCTGCTGATCAATTTAACGTGGGTGGCGCTGATTCTTGCGCTCCTGTGCGCGCGATATCGCGATCTCGCCCAGATTGTCGGGAGTGTTCTGCAGGTCGTGTTCTATCTGACGCCAATAATGTGGATGCCGAAAAACTTGCCTAAAGGTGCCGGTTTATATTTGCTGGACCTGAACCCGATGTATCACCTATTGGAAATCGTGCGCGCGCCACTGCTTGGCGATTTTCCTACGACGATAAACTGGGTGGTTGCATGCGCACTGGCACTGGTGGGATGGTTGTTCGCAATTGCGCTTTACGGACGTTATAAGCGACGTATCGCTTACTGGTTGTAA